The genomic interval ATCTCTCAGCAGAGCCTGTAATGCCAGCTTCTGGAGTGTGGATGGAGTCTGAACATTCATCCTCTTCGGTCTCCAGTCAGAAGGCTCCTTGGGaaggattcagaaaaaaatatactttcaagacaaagtttgtaAAACTTCCTCACCATTACATCAACCACTAATCTTCAGAGTTACTACTctgacagtgacagagaaatCAGTTTACCTCTTCAACCTAAACTGGTGGTGGAAAGACAGACTCCCACAACGGGGTCTTTATAAAAACCAAATGAGCACATAATTTTCAAATCAAAATAATACTTTTTGtgtgaccctttctcaaaaacaatcttaaaaaaattccaaaatcaaacaaaaccaaccgactgaccaaccaaacaaacaaacaaacataaatcctTGTGATGCAGATCAATATTAATTCACAGGAAGCAGAATGACTTCAGTGCATTTCTACAATTTTTAGGGTTTCCTGTGTATGGGAAGAAGATCATGTACACAGAACAAAGCTATGTGGAAAACATGAAATGCAAAGCCTAAGGCAATACATATGCATAACTCACAAGTATCATTCGAACAATTGGGCACTGAAGATCAAACATACATGGTCTACAGGTCTACAGTGTGAGCcagggtgtctctctctctttctttcacacacacacacacacacacacatacaccccccacacacacacacacacacacaacacacaaattcagagaagGGGAAACATGGAAACATGAGAGAACAGGTTACTCAGAATGATCTGATTTCCATCTTCCCCGGAGTCACAGGGCCAGTTCTAAGAGAGTTTGAACGAGATACagaatccttgtctcaaaaaaaatatgaATCATACTAATGAACTCTGCAAGCTATCATGAAAATATATCGGTGATGAGGCTAAAAATTCATGTGGAATGAAACTCAAGGTCTTCAACCTGTTCCTCTAAAGGAGTCTAAACTTCTCTACATCAAACTGCATTACCCAAGGAAAACCCAGTTCATACCAGTTGAGCACTGCAGATAGGTCTCAAAGTCCCAGCTCCACCAGATAGTTATCCAGGCTGCTGGTCTCTGAATGTGTTCTCTGGATCGACTGGTGCCTTTATATACCTCTGTGCTAAACCCCTCCCTATTGTAGCCACACCCTCTAATCCACAACTGAAATTGGATGTCCTAGTTTAATCTCCACCACTTAAattccagattaaaggtgtgtgtggggggggggggcaaaacgGGGGAACATgtaaggagatacagagacaaattgtggagtaGAGACTAAATAAATGACAATCTAGACACTGGCTCACCTGGTGATACATCCcatttacagtcaccaaacccagacattgaTGTGTATATACTTTTTCAGCATGCATTAAGAATGTCACACCTCAGAGTTGGAATGGAGGCTTTGTATACATACCCAATGGTGGGCAAAAGCTTTCTTCACGTCCAGGCTTTGTGCTCAATGGGAGACAATAGATCCCTGATCATGTTATATTGCAATaagttttttttctagagattttctgTGATTGACCTGTGTCCCTCTGAGCAGCTTTTCCACGCTGTCCTTGGGGAATTTCATGCACAGTAGAATCTGTTGTTTGGGTGGTATTGTTGCACAAAGGTTCAAGGAGCCCTGTCCTGGTGAGGTTGACCTTCTGTCCCATGCTCATCAGAGTAGAAGAATGGAAAGCCTCAAAGGTTTTCTAGATctggtttgtttcttgtttgtttgtgggggttTGGGGGGTATTTTTTATATCTGTCTTTGTTTGAGGGTGTCCTCTGGACCTGACTGCAGCTGAGATCCTGTTACTAAGCATTGTTCTCTGTTTGGCCATAAAACTTCTAGCCCCCTTGCTCATCTGGTACCCAGAGCTTTTATTCTGGTAGCTTGGTGCTCTCTACCACCTATTCAGATGTAGCAGCTGCTTCAACAACTGTGCCTATAGTATTTAGCCATTCACTTCTTCCTAGCACAcacaattcctttcttttttcacctCTGAGCCACACCAGTATGACCTGGGAAGGAACATTGTGAGGGTCAGACCAACACCTGTTTGCTGCCCAAAGCTATGAgcaaacattttcttccttgactgacaATTGAATTTAACAGGCAAAATCCAGAGACTACAGGCTCAAAATCCAAAGGAACTGATGATCTTGGCCTCTCCCATTGATTTTCTCCAGAAATGTGGCTGTCACAGGACAATGGTAACATCTAGCCTTGATCCTCAACCTTTGCATATCTTGAAAATCTCTACCAGATGTGCCTAGAGAGTAACCTCAGGGGTCATTCCAGAATCACTTCTTCCGGGGGGACAGCATCAATGACACTGGTTCCTATGAAAGTACAGAATATAGATCAGTTTCCTTCCAGTCCAGTGTACACCATGAAAAGGCTTGCTAGCTACAAGTTTGGGAAGAACTTCTCTTGAGGCACTTTCCTCAAGATTGTGTCTGATTCAAGGAGCCACTTTGCCTTCTCCATGTTGGGGGCTCTCTCATGATCAAGAGTTCTATAGCTCACAATTTTCAAGCTTCTAAAACTGAACTATCTCACTTATCAAGTGTGGATACTGAGATCCTTTCCTGTAATGAACCCCCATGCTATTCGTTATGGCTGCCTAGGTGAAATAGTCCCCATCTATAACCCTGTCTACATgcaaattaaagaagatactaTCTCTGCCTCTTTGTGAAGTATGAGCCTTCAGCCTGTCTAGTTCCTATCTCGGTGGCATTATCTGTAGACAATGTGCTAAGCTGGCACTCCTTCATGTTAATCAGATATGGGATAAAGAGATGGTTTAGGAGTTAGAAGCATGGGGGGAAAAAGACACAGGAGCTGACAAACAGAAGCTGGGATATGAACCTAAGGTATCTgttagagaagccagtgctctaaatACTCAGTcatatctccctccccttttctttgcttctcccttactgaaaatatttttttcatacaatgtgtTGTGGTTATGGCTTCAACTCCCCCAAGTCCTCTGAGGTCATTTCCACATTATTTTCCATCTCAATCCACACCCTTTGTATCTCTCCTGAGAAAAGAAACAGGCACTTAAAGAATCCAGAAACATGTGTGGCAGAACACAAGTGTACTGCCAggacaggggaggaagaggcaggaccaCCTCCAGCCTGGCCTAGCAAGTGAGTTACAGAACAGTTTAACATACAATGAgaccctgcttgaaaaacaaacagagaaatgaacaaataaacaaaaagagcaacagaaaatcaaaagaaaagaaaaacacacaacttggaacaggacaaaataaataaacctacagGAAAAAGAGAGCCAATCCCACCCcatcaaaaaaataaagtagaatcaccaacaacaacagcaataacaaatcccaaagaaatagagaatacattcaaagacacagaaatcccagaaaaacagaaaaatggtaGCTGTAATAGACAATCAAAGAATTTATAATCTAAAAGcagaacaatataaataaacaaaagtttaTAACACAACTTTCTAACACTCAGATCTGCTaaattgtctttgactttgttttgttttcctacctACAACTGGTTAATTAGTCTTCTTTTAAGCGTAGGATttgctaatatccagttatcagtgagtacatatcttttgagttcttttgtgattgtgttacctcactcaggatgatgcctccaggtccaactatttgcctaggaattctgGGCCCctaagggaggagctagagaaagtatccaaggagctaaagagatctgcaaccctgtaggtgcaacattatgaactaaccagtaccccagagctcttgactctagctgcatatgtatcaaaagctggcctagtcggccatcactggaaagagaggcccattgcacaggcaaactttatatgccccagtacaggggaatgccagggcaaaaaaatgggaatgggtgggtagcagattagggggagagggggtgggggacttttgggatagcattggaaatgtaattgaggaaaatacgtttaaaaaaaaagagtagaattTGCATCGAACAGAAAATTTCCATTGGTATTGTGGGTCCTCTTTGGCTTTCTGTCTGGGAGTGGTAACGCTGGGTCTAGAAGGTAGATTGAATCTCAAttatttgagaaactgccagattgatcttacaagtggttgtgcaagtttgcactctcTCCAACAATAGAGATGTGTTCCCTTTGTTCCATAACCTCCCCACATGAGCTGTCAAATGAGGTTGAGAGCTCTGATTCAATCACTGAAAAGGTTGCATGTTACAAATATGATTAAAAGGGTGGAGTTTAATCATTTACTCCAATTCCAGCTTGGGATTGGTGGGTGTGGCTACAAAAGGGTGTGGTGAGCAGAGAGGTATATAAAGGCTTCACTGGAGCCAGAGAACACATTCAGAGAACTGCAGCCTGAATAACCGTCTTGTTTGACCAGCACTCAGAGACCTGTCTACAGTGTTCAGAACTAGTAGGTAATGATATTCCCCTGGGTTTGATGTAGAGACATTTAGAATCCAAGTTAGGACAAAACatgttaattttttcttcttagagGAATACATTGAACACCTGGGATTTAATTCCAAATGAAGTTTTAGCTTCATCACAAACGTACATGTTAACCTGGTGATTTCATTATTATGgttgattttctattttgtttaagcTGTCCTACAAATGGCCATGTGGCATTGGGTAGGGTGAAAAGCAATAACGTTTTGACTCATAAGACTCCTCAGTACTAAGATTACTAGTGAGTTCCCTCACATTTCCATTCACTCAATGTTTGTGCTTGTTTTTGTGAGTCACTGGCTTACCTGGAGACCTGGGGACCATGTATCTTTGAACACCTTTAACTCACAATAGCTGGAGTTACACTTGGAGTGTCTTAATGTCTCACTCAATGTCTTACCTTAGGCTTTGCCTTATATCACTTTCAcacagctttgattttttttgttatggTCTATATTTGAGACCCAGGATACCCTGAAAATTATAGGAACCCATTGTCATCATCATGCTTAGTGGGTCAGTATTGATCCAAGACACaaggttttgtgtgtatgtgtgtgtttactgctTCCATGATTGTTGtttgttgcatttttcttttgttggttgttttgttttttttttattatttaattacatttgaatTGTTGTTCATTTTCCCAGTCTTCCCTTTGCCAGCCCCTGACCATCATTTATCCACTCTGACTGTAAGACAAtactcccttacacacacacaaccagtccccaacaagcctccacagtacCAAGGATCTCCATTCCCATGGATACCAGATAATTCAATCATCAGCTACATATTGATCCAGAGCCATGGATGAACCCATGTACAAACTTTGGGTGGTTGTTTCATCTgtcagagctctgaggggtcaCGTTAGTGGATATTGatgttattcctatggggttttaatctctttcacctcttctgttcttccctaagccttccaTTGGGTaccccttgctcagtccaatggttgcctataAGTGTCTGCAATTGTCTTACATGCTGAcacagcctctcagagaacagccataccaggctcatatctgtaagcacatcttggCGCCAACTATAGTGTCGGGGATTAGTGTctgctgatgggatggatcccagggtaggcagtctctagatggtctttccttcaataTCTGATTCATTTTTTTGTACAAGTTTTTCTTTAGAtgggaacaattctaggttaaaaattttgagatgggtgactgGGCCCTTCCCTCACATGGGGACCATGCCTATCCATTGAGGCTGGtctcttaaggttctatctcGCTTGTGATGCACATGTTGTCTTAGGCCATCCACATTAAGTCCTGTGAGTCGTGTCAATTCAATattactttcaattttttttaaagagtgtgtCACAAACAAAATTTTTGATCCAAAAATCATATACCCATTTGGGTGAGAGAGAGTCTGCCATGATGCCACTGTGGGGGACTGTCTTTCTATGACCTCTTAGAATGAAGAGGTAAATTGATGTCTCTACCATTGCATGAGCAGTAACTCAGAAGCTTAGTGGTTGATGTGATAGTGAGTAAGTTTTATAAACATTCTCTTAAACATATATTCATTTCTGACTCCTTCCCCAGGATTCTTCTGATTGGAGACCTTAAGAAGATGAGTGTTCATACCCCACCCACACTCCAGAAGCTGGCAATTCAGACTCTGGTGAGAGAGGAAGCTCTAGGCATGTCTGAACTGGAGGAGATGGCCCATGGACTCTTCCCAGCACTTTTCAAGGAGGCCTTTGATGGCAGACATATCAAGCTCATAAAGGCATTGGTGATAGCCTGGCCTTTCCACTGTCTCCCTGTGGGGGCATTGATGAGGACTACTGACCTGGAAACATTGCAGGCTGTGCTAGATGGAGTAGACATTCGTCGAACCATAGGGTTTCACACCAGGTAAGCAATTTCCAAGTCCTGTAGAAGGGAGTAGAAGGAGTACACATTAGACATTGTCAGAGAGATTAGCTTTGTCATAAATGGATCACATGATTCTGATGGCATCATCAGGCAGGGATACAGGGTTCTTGACAGCTACTGTTTACTTGTACTGAGCACAGTTGGACATGGATTAGCCTTGAATATGGACTAGAGTAAATGTGGCCTCACAGTGGAATGAGTCTATCCCTGACATTCCCACAAGTACTAATAATATAAGTAAGGAGAAGTAAAGTGTACCTTattgaaagaaaagtattcatGTGTACAGAAGCACAGGAAAGCTTCAGTAGCAAGCCTGAGTCCAACTTGGATATCAggtcctgaaaaaaaatgtacactTTAGCAGGGAAGAGAGATGAGTTTAGATATATGTAATAAAAGCTAATTCAGGGTCTGCCATCATTCTTATGTTTCACCTGCAGGAGGAAAAAACTACAGTTTCTCGACCTGAGGAATGTGCACCATAGCTTCTGGAACATATGGACTGATTCAGAGGACAGTGACTATTCAGCAGAGATCTTGGATGAAAAGAAAGCTCTGCAGGTCGGTCCCAGATATGGACTGAGGCAGCGTCTAAAGGTCACAGTTGACCtgtgcatcaggtcctgccttgATGAAGCACAAACATGGTTCTTGAAGTGGGCCCAGGAGAGAAAGGGCTCCCTATATTTCTGCTGTACAAAGATGAAAATCTGGACTCTGCCAGAAAGAGCTCTCAGACAGATCTTCCATGTTTTTGATCCAGAGCATATCATGGAGTTAGAACTAAATACTGAATGGACTCTGATAGAGTTGACACATTTTGCCCCCTATTTCGGGCAGATGAGAAATCTTCGCAAAGTCTTCCTGGCACCCCtccacaaaatcgacttccatttACCCAATAGAACAAGAGTCACTGAAGTCAAGTGTATCAACAAGTTTGCTTCTCAGTTCTCCAAATTCAACTGTCTGCAGCATCTTTTCATGTTCTGCGTCCATTTTCTCAGATTCCAGATGAATCAGGTCCTAGGGTAAGCCATgatggagagctggttcagctaTCAGAGCAAATCTATCTCACTTTTCTTAAGGGTTATAGGGACATGATGCCAACCAGTCACTAGGAAGAAATATTTAGAGACTCCAAAGACTGGAAGTTATGTCCTGTTTCCATGAATACTCAGTTATACAAGGGAAATTTTACAAGGTAAATCAGTGTCTCAAATGAGCACTCATGAAGTAGGAAAGTAAGGTTCAGTTGTAATTCTTCCTAGAATCATGGATGCACAATCAAACGGAAACTGAAGAGGAATGGAAGTGTGTAGTGAGGAGTTGGGGGACTCACAAGTACAGGGTTAACAGGAGCTATATGCTCAGATCTGTTAGAACAGCCTTCTATCATCACCCAGTTCCCatgggttaaaagttttgagcCCGAATACTGCTGAATACATGGGACAGGAGGTAGAGCTTGGGCTATAAATGAGCGCAAGAATGACTGCAGAGGGAATGATAGAATACAGATTCAGTAAACCCACAGCAAATATTGAGATCCTGTCAGAATTCTATTGGGATGGGATTTCTTCTGCTGCTTTCTGCGATTAGGGGATGAACTGGTTTTCAGGTTTAGAGTGAGGCCAGGAGATAAATTATGAGGTTGACATGACTGAGCAGTTTCCAACAGGAAGCATCATAGATGATGTCCTTAATCACTTAGTCAAACTGATCTTGGGGCACCTGATTCCTGCTCCCACTCTGTATATCCCTGCCAAACCTCTCCAAGCCCATTTGCCAGAACTAACCATCTGTCTCCTTTATCTCTAGGTGCTTGATGACACCCTTGAAGACCCTCTCCATTACTTACTCCCTGATGTCACAGAGAGATTTGGATTCCTTTGTCTGCTGTCAGAGCctctttcagctaaaacatcTGGAATTGAGAGGTGTGGTCTTACTGGATTTGGATCTTATGCCTCTGAGAGGTCTCCTCATGAAAGTGGCAGGCACTCTTGAGACTCTGGATTTGCAGGGGTGTAGGATGAAAGACTCCCAGCTCAATGTTCTCCTACCTGTATTCAAACAATGCTCTCAGATCTCCAATATCAACTTCTACAACAATGAATTCTCCATGCCCTTCCTGAAGGACCTTTTGCAGCACACAGCCAACTGGAGCAAGATGAATGTGGAACAATATCCTGCCCCTCTGGAGTGCTATGATGAATTTACTCAAGTCACTGTAGAAGGATTTGCCCAACTTTGTCAGGATCTCATGGATACACTGAGGgcaataaggcagcccaagaacaGCTCCTTTGCTACAGATATCTGCCACACATGTGGGGAGCGCTGGGTCTTTGACCAGGTGGCTAAACTTTGTAGTTGCTGGCATTAAAATGGGAAAGTTCTGGATTTGAATAAACAATGGGCATGGGACACATGTCTTACCTGGGGAACTCAGAACCTGTGGCTTCTTTCTGACATGCTCAGATGGTTGGAAACAAAAGGATGTTCAATGACTGATATTTTTGCAACTGCTCTTGACATGGGGAACAGTTGGACGGACTGTGGGAACAGGGGCCTAGTGGAGTCAGAAACACAGCTTGGCATTGTCACATGGCTTCTCCCCAGACAGACTAACTAGATGCTTAGTTGTACACTTATAAACCTGgatgttctctctgtgtggtctTTGACTGTTACCAACCTCACTACCAGGTTCAGGGTCAGGAAGGTTCAATAGGTGGATAAATGGAAAGACACTGGTATTTTATGAGTGAAGCAAAAGTCTTGGTGAAATTAACATGTTACATTAAAATGTAAGTTTTCTTGACACTTCTTTCCCTTGTCCTTTGCCTGGGCTACATGCACAACACCACCTGTGTGGCTGAACAGTTACATGCACAAAACATTTAAACTAATGGGAGCAACAGAGACACACCTACtagaaagaaagattaaaaggATCACAGACAATTAAAATTTTGTACATTCAGACCACAAGGCACCTTGGACCTATCAGAAATGCCTAAAGGGAAGAAGACAACATAGGACAAAGTAAACAAGATTTCCAGTCTGGCCTTGTAATCTTGACCTTTTTGTCATGATTTAATGAGATGACTACTGGAACCTCTTTTTCCATCAGTTATGCCACGTACCCCTAAAACCTTATTCTGGTGGACTCCAAAACTCTATGAAGTTCCCTTCTTATTTAAAAGTATGCAATAAAATGCAGGTCCTTCTTCTACATAAACCATTTACTGtacaaaaaaattgtattttccatcttcagttgtaataaaaagaacagagaaaaaaatctcgcTCAGCCTAGTCATTATACCCCCTTTCTGTAaactatcaataaaataatttgttactctgtatttattgaacacTTAGAACATGGTTTCTTTGTTTAAACATCATTGTTATTGTCTAAATTAAGTAAAGCATCTAAATTAAAAGACTCTGCAATAATCACCCTCTGGAAAGAAGTAAAAAAGTACATATTGAAGCCAGGTATGTCACAATTCACAATCTTGGGAAGGCAgataaagttatcagctatggTGGGAAATATATGAACTTCTAGGCTGGCCCTAagcacagaggaagaaaaaaatataaagaacatacCTCTCAGGCTCAGACTTTCTGTCTTCCCTCACaccctttctccctgtctgaatgtccaattccctgaccttgttccttaagaccag from Mus musculus strain C57BL/6J chromosome 5, GRCm38.p6 C57BL/6J carries:
- the Gm46935 gene encoding PRAME family member 8-like; its protein translation is MSVHTPPTLQKLAIQTLVREEALGMSELEEMAHGLFPALFKEAFDGRHIKLIKALVIAWPFHCLPVGALMRTTDLETLQAVLDGVDIRRTIGFHTRRKKLQFLDLRNVHHSFWNIWTDSEDSDYSAEILDEKKALQVGPRYGLRQRLKVTVDLCIRSCLDEAQTWFLKWAQERKGSLYFCCTKMKIWTLPERALRQIFHVFDPEHIMELELNTEWTLIELTHFAPYFGQMRNLRKVFLAPLHKIDFHLPNRTRVTEVKCINKFASQFSKFNCLQHLFMFCVHFLRFQMNQVLGCLMTPLKTLSITYSLMSQRDLDSFVCCQSLFQLKHLELRGVVLLDLDLMPLRGLLMKVAGTLETLDLQGCRMKDSQLNVLLPVFKQCSQISNINFYNNEFSMPFLKDLLQHTANWSKMNVEQYPAPLECYDEFTQVTVEGFAQLCQDLMDTLRAIRQPKNSSFATDICHTCGERWVFDQVAKLCSCWH